tacaatattaaattttttcatattattgaaattaaatgtAAGAGACTTACCTCAACAAAATTAGTATGTTTAGCATCTCGTACAGTCACCACTGCATGAACCTCTTctattaatttctgtttttcatCGTCATCAAAATTCATATACCATTTTGCTAATCTTGTTTTTCCAGCTCTATTTTGAATAAGAATGAAGCGAATCTATAGattaaaccaaaagccattttagaaTTTTCACGAAAATGTTTCTTTCATGTACTTTATAAATTGTatcaataaaatattatataatatttaatagtgttaaaaaaaaaaaatagtattcGTATGCTAAATTATTATCATagcgaaaataaatatatttaatgttTCATTAATTACTTGCCATGGTTAAACTGACTTAATACGTCAACCGATATTGGTATTAGTGCAGTTGACAGCCGCTGATCAACAAGAATAAAACATGAAATTGAGTGACATTTATTACTGTTTCTGGGTTATCAAAATGCACAAATGAAGTCGCTCTAAAATCTAGGAACTTTGTGTAACGATCAGTGTTTTTCAATagctacttacaaaaaagtcatataattcaaaattcaaactttTGAAAAAGATGCATTTGTACTCTAGTTTTTATGTTTTCATAGTTGCTTTGACACTTGGGAATTGATCCACGAAAACAAAATGGCTGATGGtggtaaagttgaatttaaaaataattatgatTCGGAAAGAAGTTCAAGTACTAAATTAGATTTGcaaagtaatttaaaattatacgaatatgaaaataaagaagaaaatgaaaattacGAAATAAATGAAGAGTATAAACTGGATTTAGGATATATTGAAGAATATTCCTCTATAGCCAGGCAACCACAGAATGgaactataaataaaaatattttagaatttttgtatccttaataaaaaaattaattcgtttTCTTTAAAGTTTCTcagttatattttattttgtataaattctTAATACGTAACAGTCATTCATATGCATATGATTGCCAAAGATATTTTAATCTTTGCGTAGCTGATACAAATACTATAGTCTTTGCTTCTGGTAATATAATTCACTTTTTCGACgtagaagaaaataaaatttggttCAGAAGAGGCTCTATGGGTGGTGGCATTGGTCACATATGTGTAAGTATTTCTTTTcttatattaatataaataaatttgataTAAGACTTGGACGGCTTTAAAATATCTGTACAGAAAAATCCTACCATCGAACATATTGCTGTGGGAGAGAATGGAATAAATCCcttaataactatttacaaaTGGCCTTCCATGGAAATTATAACTACTTTAAAAGGAGGAACAACTAAACGTTACTTTCATTTGACATATAGGTAGAtagatttaaataaataattcaaaaaaCTCTGtagtataaaaataaaactagATGTTTTTATTTATAGCCCCGATGGTTTATTATTAACTTCGCAAGGTGGTGAACCTGATTACTATATTTCTCTTTGGAATTGGAAAGAATCACAAATTATTTTGCAATGTAAATCTCATGTTCAAGATGTATATAATGTAACTTTTTCTAAATATATTCCTGATCAGTTAACATCCTGTGGATTAGGACATATTAAATTTTGGAAAATGTCTAAGACTTTTACCGGATTAAAACTTAAAGGGGAAACTGGTAAATTTGGAAATACAGAGATCTCTGATATTATAGCAATTCATCCAATGCCGAACGAAACagtaagaaaaaaagaaagtcaTTTCTTGAAAATCTAAATTTTCACCTTACATGTGTTTATATTTTAGGTAATTTCAGGATGTGAATGGGGTAACATACTTTTATGGGATGAAAGTATAATTAAACTTGAAGCATGTAGGAAAAATAAACAAGCTACACATACTGGTCATATTGCACAATTTGAATTTATCAACGGAGAACTTATATCAATTGGTAATTTATATAATCTACATGATTCAtagcaaaaataatttaaaataaatcgtaatatTTGCTGTGATAGGATTAGATGGGTGGATACGATTTTGGTTTTACGAAAGTATTGATGATGCTGATCTTCCTAGCAATGAACAGTTATTTGAAATAGAAccaatttatgaattttatattACGGAGGGGAGAGAGTATTCGAAAAGAAATGCAATGCTTATGAGTATTCAAAAACAGGAGCCAAACGTCCCAGAAAAAACAATTTGGTATGCCCAGGTAAATATATCATATtataaaaatgtaatattattGTTTAATGAAATATTTAGTAGGATGGAAATGGAGGATTGTGGTTACTTGATCTTTGTACCAGTAAAAAACAACATCgacagaataaaatttttacgtGTCATGCTGGTTCTATAGTTGATATGGATGTAGCAGTATGGGGACCTTTTGTAGCTTCACTCGATGAGAATGGTCAATTACATATTTACAATTATattgaaaagaaattaaatgttGTCCATTCTTTTCACGACCTTGGAACTCAAGTCATTTGGTTTCCATGCGaggtaaataaaattttttctttttttaaattgttataaAAGGTATTATATTGTAAAAATGTTTAGATCGAAAAAACAGGATCAACGCTAGTGTGCGCCTTTAAAAGTGGTATTATTCGAATGATAACAATAGCAATAAAGACAGCTAGcacaaataataatataaatgaaaattatacaAGACTGATTCAAGTTTTAAAACCACATTCAATGCCAATTTCTGTAATGTGTTTTAATATTTCTTGTAGGTATGTTTTACATAAATTTAAAAGTAATTGTATTTTTActaacaaaataatttatttttagtttactGATAACGGGCAGCGAAGATGCTACAATTTTTACATTTCATATTCAATCTACCAATACTTATCCGAAAATTATACCTATCGGATACGTTAAAGTTCCTTCGTCTGTTACTTGTATGACATGGAATCCACAAGAAGTAAATaccaatattattattttatttcaattgaaTATAGCAAAAGCGACtacataatttaatttaaataggaGGCAACTTTGTTAATTGGATGCTTAAAAGGAGACTGTATAGAAGTACAATTACCTATAGCACCTCAATCATACACAACTAGTTCCTACGAGCTTGTAAATTGTAATTCTGTAGCATTTAAATTTGAATCGGTAAAATCTTCGATACAGAGAGAACTTGTAAGAAGCAaatatgaaaaagaaaaaaacagaaGACTTgaagaaaagaagaagaaattGGAAGAACTGATAGCAGAAAATCCTCATATTATAATCGATGAAGAAACCTTTCTTAGTAATAAtatgtttttaatattattcaagCAGCTTGATTCGAAATTCAAATTAATTATTCTGATTTAATTCTTTTTTCTTTAGTGGAGTTTGATGACATGGATATGATTCTACCAGAAATTTATATTCCAGAAATtccaaacaaaattttagtagtATTGTATAGTACCAATGGGAATATATGGCTACTTATGGCTGGTTTTGATGCAGGATATATTTATGAATATCCACGTCCACTATCCggaagaataaaaaataataaaccgATTAGGAGTAGAATAATTGAACATGCAAAGGATACAGAGATTCACAATTGCCTTTTTTAGTAAGgaaatgtaaaattattttaaaacggAAATGCCATAGAAAAGTAATATATTACTCTTTTCCTTTTTAAGCAAAaacaagaaatatttatttttgggaACACAGTATGGAGAACTTTATGTTGCTAAAATGAGAAAAGAAGATCCGTTAGATTTGTCAGATTCTTGGATTCTTCCCATACATGATTATTATAATGGATGCATATCTAAAATGTTATTGAGTTACGATAAGAAAATGTTGTTGACATGCGGTCACGatggaaatatattttctttcaaaattAACGATGATACACCTCTCGAAAGTATAGAAATACCAAAAGTGCAGCATCCCCTACCTCTAGTGAGTTGATTTCCCAATTGATACCTTTAAACTGATTGATTAAAACTAGATATTTTAAACTATTTTTATAATGTAGcctaaaaatattgaagatATTGAAGATATAAACTATCCAAGTTTAGAAAATGTaattacaaaaatgaaacaaaatgaAATTATCTCAGCTGCAGCcaataaaaagaaagaaattctgTTAATCATACGTGGTTTGACAGAGGAATATGTCAAAATTACTACTAGGTAATATTactatatatacgtatatataagTTACGTTTTTAttagttatatatatatatataactaaTAGTTACTAACTATTAccttataataatttatttttctttgtcAAGTCAGAAATAAAAGCCTTCTGCCATCACAACAAATATCACGATTTGAATTAGATACAAGAATTATAGAAGACTTGGAACAGTATTTAAAAGCACAAACTGCCTTGACACAGGAGAATCTAGAATTCCAAAAGAAGAAAAGTAAACTAGAATTACAGAAGTTTATGAATCATTTCATTACACCTATTACACATTTACCTTTTGCGATTTCCAGTATATTGTGagtattatcttttttttttaagtatgtaaaattatatttactaaagtaaaataatttaaaaataggaATGAAGATAGAACTGTGCATTCTTTAagagaattgaaattaaatattgataACATTTCAAAATACATAGTGATGAAACATGTTGAAGAACAACAAAGAACAAACAGgtatatatattttctttttagaTATCTATAACTTTATCAAATTGaataattcaaaattaattttcaaaaaatgaagTTCTATCAAAATAGTATTTAATAAGGTATTATGAAAAAAGAATTGCGTATATCCTTTTATATCCTTGTTGATATTGTTTTCAACGTCTTTTCATTAAGAAAATTATTCAACTATTTCTCGAATTCTTTGTGTTTATATTACTATGTGGCTGTAGGATAACAGAAGAAGAAATAGAAAAAGACATAGGAGAAATACAAGAAGAGGAAATACAATACTTAGAAGGTCTTTTAGCTGAAAATTACAGTGATTTGacatctgggttaggattgaaaattaatcaaatgttattaaaatacaaagaaaagaaaagaaaattaattcaaCGGCAAAAAGAAGTAAATAAGCTGTAATAAAAATGAATTGTGTTGTAACTGATGtgtattatgtaatattaatttgttttcaGTGGCAAACACTATATGCTAGGAAACCAAATGTATCTAAAAATCGCATAGAGGATGTATCTTTCCTTGAAAAAACGAAAAAATTTATTGGtgaatataatttgaaaatggGTACAGGTTTAAATTTAGCTATGAAAAAGGAAACTGCTGCTACAAAATACAAAGAACTTTTAGATTGTAGAACCAAGGTATAACTGACATACAAGTTTTTATTATAATGGTTGGTTTTTAAAGTAATTATTCTTAATAGCTTTATTACTTGCGGGAGGAGTTTAATGGAAAATTGAATGGGGTCAgattaaaaaaacaaagatTTCAGAAAGAAGCGATTAGATTAATAGAAATTCTTAAAAGAATTCATACAGAAATTCCATTGAAAAGTATAAAACCTTTACCACAGCTGCCAAGGCTGAATTTTGACATTGAATTTCCTGAACACAATCTTGAGGTTAATTAAATTCCTAATTTCTTACGATTAAAACACATACAAGTATCTTTaagataatattatttttacagCTTGAGAAATATATGTCAATGTCAGAACAGGTGCAACAAGTAAAACAACAAAGACAGTCGATAAACATGGATCTACCAATAGATCTGTTTGATTTAGAATACGAAGTATTATTTTGTGACGATAAAACAGACTTTGGAGATGAAATAGGAAATCTGTctactcttctttcttcttcgaAGATGAAACTAAAAGATCATTCACCTatgcaaattaatttaattcaaaATCTAAATACAAGTGACTCTGTACAAACTTCATGGGAACGTGACATGAAACGATCTCGAATGTGGCGAAAAATATATGAGCAAGA
The Colletes latitarsis isolate SP2378_abdomen chromosome 14, iyColLati1, whole genome shotgun sequence DNA segment above includes these coding regions:
- the LOC143349772 gene encoding cilia- and flagella-associated protein 44 isoform X2 produces the protein MADGGKVEFKNNYDSERSSSTKLDLQSNLKLYEYENKEENENYEINEEYKLDLGYIEEYSSIARQPQNGTINKNILEFFHSYAYDCQRYFNLCVADTNTIVFASGNIIHFFDVEENKIWFRRGSMGGGIGHICKNPTIEHIAVGENGINPLITIYKWPSMEIITTLKGGTTKRYFHLTYSPDGLLLTSQGGEPDYYISLWNWKESQIILQCKSHVQDVYNVTFSKYIPDQLTSCGLGHIKFWKMSKTFTGLKLKGETGKFGNTEISDIIAIHPMPNETVISGCEWGNILLWDESIIKLEACRKNKQATHTGHIAQFEFINGELISIGLDGWIRFWFYESIDDADLPSNEQLFEIEPIYEFYITEGREYSKRNAMLMSIQKQEPNVPEKTIWYAQDGNGGLWLLDLCTSKKQHRQNKIFTCHAGSIVDMDVAVWGPFVASLDENGQLHIYNYIEKKLNVVHSFHDLGTQVIWFPCEIEKTGSTLVCAFKSGIIRMITIAIKTASTNNNINENYTRLIQVLKPHSMPISVMCFNISCSLLITGSEDATIFTFHIQSTNTYPKIIPIGYVKVPSSVTCMTWNPQEEATLLIGCLKGDCIEVQLPIAPQSYTTSSYELVNCNSVAFKFESVKSSIQRELVRSKYEKEKNRRLEEKKKKLEELIAENPHIIIDEETFLMEFDDMDMILPEIYIPEIPNKILVVLYSTNGNIWLLMAGFDAGYIYEYPRPLSGRIKNNKPIRSRIIEHAKDTEIHNCLFYKNKKYLFLGTQYGELYVAKMRKEDPLDLSDSWILPIHDYYNGCISKMLLSYDKKMLLTCGHDGNIFSFKINDDTPLESIEIPKVQHPLPLPKNIEDIEDINYPSLENVITKMKQNEIISAAANKKKEILLIIRGLTEEYVKITTRNKSLLPSQQISRFELDTRIIEDLEQYLKAQTALTQENLEFQKKKSKLELQKFMNHFITPITHLPFAISSILNEDRTVHSLRELKLNIDNISKYIVMKHVEEQQRTNRITEEEIEKDIGEIQEEEIQYLEGLLAENYSDLTSGLGLKINQMLLKYKEKKRKLIQRQKEWQTLYARKPNVSKNRIEDVSFLEKTKKFIGEYNLKMGTGLNLAMKKETAATKYKELLDCRTKKEAIRLIEILKRIHTEIPLKSIKPLPQLPRLNFDIEFPEHNLELEKYMSMSEQVQQVKQQRQSINMDLPIDLFDLEYEVLFCDDKTDFGDEIGNLSTLLSSSKMKLKDHSPMQINLIQNLNTSDSVQTSWERDMKRSRMWRKIYEQDCILRYINNSYKHLEHELNELEEYRLDVIYQSSYVNLNLLTLYEEFIVLKECETVEYALEEKVNKTISKRVAMMLKIQNTNVKIVTREEKIRKLHTKIKDVTVEFSKATAGNKFYDFLQKIFKKKYSTTRQRDGSLDSITQSSETSSEETDTTVDSETRHIPFDENICPSGCDKQLYDMAFSMRKKRYTYEFQIKEKQREIDLLQKELETASKNLKVIESKLKRNLEDLEVFMLENQRKLNDINVTVVAKIHQLQHISNSGCIADIQNCVIFNKKELSNLYARIGILQKETYDLEENRKKNETHLQRIKFDLKYMRTQNKKLEIEIKELMIQKFGRKTSLISLYETVLQRLIYDTKTNIRKVMKNFTNEIKNVKQECNERLSVLANLIQNNTKKVSLLTLLEKEKFKLKKILEQVSTSEENMLQTELEHKANITMLESILHSQMQQKQMLQYDVENLKTGPKKLLPICLKKSML
- the LOC143349772 gene encoding cilia- and flagella-associated protein 44 isoform X1, with amino-acid sequence MADGGKVEFKNNYDSERSSSTKLDLQSNLKLYEYENKEENENYEINEEYKLDLGYIEEYSSIARQPQNGTINKNILEFFHSYAYDCQRYFNLCVADTNTIVFASGNIIHFFDVEENKIWFRRGSMGGGIGHICKNPTIEHIAVGENGINPLITIYKWPSMEIITTLKGGTTKRYFHLTYSPDGLLLTSQGGEPDYYISLWNWKESQIILQCKSHVQDVYNVTFSKYIPDQLTSCGLGHIKFWKMSKTFTGLKLKGETGKFGNTEISDIIAIHPMPNETVISGCEWGNILLWDESIIKLEACRKNKQATHTGHIAQFEFINGELISIGLDGWIRFWFYESIDDADLPSNEQLFEIEPIYEFYITEGREYSKRNAMLMSIQKQEPNVPEKTIWYAQDGNGGLWLLDLCTSKKQHRQNKIFTCHAGSIVDMDVAVWGPFVASLDENGQLHIYNYIEKKLNVVHSFHDLGTQVIWFPCEIEKTGSTLVCAFKSGIIRMITIAIKTASTNNNINENYTRLIQVLKPHSMPISVMCFNISCSLLITGSEDATIFTFHIQSTNTYPKIIPIGYVKVPSSVTCMTWNPQEEATLLIGCLKGDCIEVQLPIAPQSYTTSSYELVNCNSVAFKFESVKSSIQRELVRSKYEKEKNRRLEEKKKKLEELIAENPHIIIDEETFLMEFDDMDMILPEIYIPEIPNKILVVLYSTNGNIWLLMAGFDAGYIYEYPRPLSGRIKNNKPIRSRIIEHAKDTEIHNCLFYKNKKYLFLGTQYGELYVAKMRKEDPLDLSDSWILPIHDYYNGCISKMLLSYDKKMLLTCGHDGNIFSFKINDDTPLESIEIPKVQHPLPLPKNIEDIEDINYPSLENVITKMKQNEIISAAANKKKEILLIIRGLTEEYVKITTRNKSLLPSQQISRFELDTRIIEDLEQYLKAQTALTQENLEFQKKKSKLELQKFMNHFITPITHLPFAISSILNEDRTVHSLRELKLNIDNISKYIVMKHVEEQQRTNRITEEEIEKDIGEIQEEEIQYLEGLLAENYSDLTSGLGLKINQMLLKYKEKKRKLIQRQKEWQTLYARKPNVSKNRIEDVSFLEKTKKFIGEYNLKMGTGLNLAMKKETAATKYKELLDCRTKLYYLREEFNGKLNGVRLKKQRFQKEAIRLIEILKRIHTEIPLKSIKPLPQLPRLNFDIEFPEHNLELEKYMSMSEQVQQVKQQRQSINMDLPIDLFDLEYEVLFCDDKTDFGDEIGNLSTLLSSSKMKLKDHSPMQINLIQNLNTSDSVQTSWERDMKRSRMWRKIYEQDCILRYINNSYKHLEHELNELEEYRLDVIYQSSYVNLNLLTLYEEFIVLKECETVEYALEEKVNKTISKRVAMMLKIQNTNVKIVTREEKIRKLHTKIKDVTVEFSKATAGNKFYDFLQKIFKKKYSTTRQRDGSLDSITQSSETSSEETDTTVDSETRHIPFDENICPSGCDKQLYDMAFSMRKKRYTYEFQIKEKQREIDLLQKELETASKNLKVIESKLKRNLEDLEVFMLENQRKLNDINVTVVAKIHQLQHISNSGCIADIQNCVIFNKKELSNLYARIGILQKETYDLEENRKKNETHLQRIKFDLKYMRTQNKKLEIEIKELMIQKFGRKTSLISLYETVLQRLIYDTKTNIRKVMKNFTNEIKNVKQECNERLSVLANLIQNNTKKVSLLTLLEKEKFKLKKILEQVSTSEENMLQTELEHKANITMLESILHSQMQQKQMLQYDVENLKTGPKKLLPICLKKSML
- the LOC143349772 gene encoding cilia- and flagella-associated protein 44 isoform X3; translated protein: MADGGKVEFKNNYDSERSSSTKLDLQSNLKLYEYENKEENENYEINEEYKLDLGYIEEYSSIARQPQNGTINKNILEFFHSYAYDCQRYFNLCVADTNTIVFASGNIIHFFDVEENKIWFRRGSMGGGIGHICKNPTIEHIAVGENGINPLITIYKWPSMEIITTLKGGTTKRYFHLTYSPDGLLLTSQGGEPDYYISLWNWKESQIILQCKSHVQDVYNVTFSKYIPDQLTSCGLGHIKFWKMSKTFTGLKLKGETGKFGNTEISDIIAIHPMPNETVISGCEWGNILLWDESIIKLEACRKNKQATHTGHIAQFEFINGELISIGLDGWIRFWFYESIDDADLPSNEQLFEIEPIYEFYITEGREYSKRNAMLMSIQKQEPNVPEKTIWYAQDGNGGLWLLDLCTSKKQHRQNKIFTCHAGSIVDMDVAVWGPFVASLDENGQLHIYNYIEKKLNVVHSFHDLGTQVIWFPCEIEKTGSTLVCAFKSGIIRMITIAIKTASTNNNINENYTRLIQVLKPHSMPISVMCFNISCSLLITGSEDATIFTFHIQSTNTYPKIIPIGYVKVPSSVTCMTWNPQEEATLLIGCLKGDCIEVQLPIAPQSYTTSSYELVNCNSVAFKFESVKSSIQRELVRSKYEKEKNRRLEEKKKKLEELIAENPHIIIDEETFLMEFDDMDMILPEIYIPEIPNKILVVLYSTNGNIWLLMAGFDAGYIYEYPRPLSGRIKNNKPIRSRIIEHAKDTEIHNCLFYKNKKYLFLGTQYGELYVAKMRKEDPLDLSDSWILPIHDYYNGCISKMLLSYDKKMLLTCGHDGNIFSFKINDDTPLESIEIPKVQHPLPLPKNIEDIEDINYPSLENVITKMKQNEIISAAANKKKEILLIIRGLTEEYVKITTRNKSLLPSQQISRFELDTRIIEDLEQYLKAQTALTQENLEFQKKKSKLELQKFMNHFITPITHLPFAISSILNEDRTVHSLRELKLNIDNISKYIVMKHVEEQQRTNRITEEEIEKDIGEIQEEEIQYLEGLLAENYSDLTSGLGLKINQMLLKYKEKKRKLIQRQKEWQTLYARKPNVSKNRIEDVSFLEKTKKFIGEYNLKMGTGLNLAMKKETAATKYKELLDCRTKLEKYMSMSEQVQQVKQQRQSINMDLPIDLFDLEYEVLFCDDKTDFGDEIGNLSTLLSSSKMKLKDHSPMQINLIQNLNTSDSVQTSWERDMKRSRMWRKIYEQDCILRYINNSYKHLEHELNELEEYRLDVIYQSSYVNLNLLTLYEEFIVLKECETVEYALEEKVNKTISKRVAMMLKIQNTNVKIVTREEKIRKLHTKIKDVTVEFSKATAGNKFYDFLQKIFKKKYSTTRQRDGSLDSITQSSETSSEETDTTVDSETRHIPFDENICPSGCDKQLYDMAFSMRKKRYTYEFQIKEKQREIDLLQKELETASKNLKVIESKLKRNLEDLEVFMLENQRKLNDINVTVVAKIHQLQHISNSGCIADIQNCVIFNKKELSNLYARIGILQKETYDLEENRKKNETHLQRIKFDLKYMRTQNKKLEIEIKELMIQKFGRKTSLISLYETVLQRLIYDTKTNIRKVMKNFTNEIKNVKQECNERLSVLANLIQNNTKKVSLLTLLEKEKFKLKKILEQVSTSEENMLQTELEHKANITMLESILHSQMQQKQMLQYDVENLKTGPKKLLPICLKKSML